In one window of Fulvia fulva chromosome 5, complete sequence DNA:
- a CDS encoding CTD kinase subunit gamma, translating into MADPFEVRMRFTSQLQHLNASTSSALKAANYALRYHEFSDDLHSCILEQLERNNMNNRANIMYFLPALCDTAKSQGDLQYVRMMERDILRIIDLVAPDDGSGAANVKVVRKVLQQLQGKSFLQPQTVTELEECIAGRDNVPGGQSSPTKDAAMPDAVRKTPISAGRDSGMFYNTGVRLDKRQIEQRIEEDRERHKRAREGMWAVQQNDQNLAQDVEFERTFDAGSDVDTDDYREAKEEAEERRKHLEFDDY; encoded by the coding sequence ATGGCCGACCCCTTCGAAGTGCGCATGCGCTTCACATCTCAGCTCCAGCACCTCAACGCCAGCACCTCGTCCGCCCTCAAAGCCGCCAACTACGCCCTTCGCTACCACGAATTCAGCGACGACCTCCACTCTTGCATACTCGAACAGCTCGAGCGCAACAACATGAACAACCGCGCGAACATAATGTACTTCTTGCCTGCACTCTGTGACACCGCAAAATCCCAAGGCGACCTTCAATACGTGCGCATGATGGAGCGGGACATTTTGCGAATCATTGATCTCGTTGCGCCGGATGATGGAAGCGGCGCGGCGAACGTGAAAGTCGTGAGGAAGGTGCTGCAGCAGTTGCAAGGAAAGAGCTTTTTGCAGCCGCAGACCGTGACGGAGCTGGAGGAGTGCATTGCGGGGAGGGACAACGTACCCGGCGGACAGTCAAGTCCGACAAAAGATGCAGCTATGCCGGATGCTGTGAGGAAAACGCCAATCTCGGCTGGCCGAGACTCGGGAATGTTCTACAATACGGGTGTCAGACTTGATAAGAGACAGATCGAGCAGCGCATTGAGGAGGATCGGGAGCGCCACAAGAGGGCTAGGGAGGGCATGTGGGCAGTGCAGCAGAATGATCAGAACTTGGCGCAAGATGTGGAGTTCGAGAGGACGTTTGATGCTGGGAGTGACGTGGATACGGACGATTATCGAGAGGCTAAGGAGGAGGCGGAGGAGAGGAGGAAGCATTTGGAGTTTGATGATTATTGA
- a CDS encoding 37S ribosomal protein MRP10, mitochondrial, with product MAPGKSNASSSFRTLQTAQSNLPPLPKLRIRKPDRADANPCIGVMGSMLGCWASSGYSAAGCQVLEMQLRKCMDERKATQAKKSTINHHLSRFYPQIIGPHKRK from the exons ATGGCACCCGGCAAATCGAACGCATCATCTAGCTTTCGCACTCTCCAAACCGCGCAATCTAACCTCCCGCCTCTTCCCAAACTTCGAATCCGCAAACCAGATCGCGCGGATGCCAACCCATGCATTGGAGTGATGGGCTCTATGTTGGGATGTTGGGCTTCATCAGGATACTCAGCGGCTGGATGTCAGGTTTTGGAGATGCAGCTGAGGAAGTGCATGGATGAGAGG AAAGCGACACAAGCGAAGAAGTCAACGATAAACCACCACCTATCGAGATTTTATCCACAAATCATTGGGCCGCACAAGAGGAAGTGA
- a CDS encoding Mesaconyl-C(4)-CoA hydratase: MTRTVLSAAVRAGQRSAFPVRSSVLSDARTFHATTSLQQKKPEAIAEAFLSKFAHGKEFVRKQLLDANQLRLFSLTSDRTKLWPGSESLEQNEPAAGTPLPAGYHNAYFTPTQLPGALGIDGTDTSYNPEAPFTRRMWAGGSIHWPGADPSASSQSYLKVGDIATEVTKVKSCEVKTIKKTGEAMLVVGVVKEFLDSKDNLCVTDNRNWVFREALDPSKRAKSPQKPPESTLDELKRVDGGKLVRHFNRDPPTLFRFSALTFNAHRIHYDKPWSVDVEGHRDTVVHGPLNMLGMLDLWRDEYAGIAGKEILLPKSLKYRATSPVYVGEGYRILIEKDTIDQSEVPIEVVSNDGTSCMKGTVERY, translated from the exons ATGACGAGGACTGTACTGTCAGCGGCCGTCAGAGCTGGTCAACGATCAGCCTTTCCAGTACGGTCGTCTGTACTCTCAGACGCGAGGACATTCCATGCCACTACTTCACTCCAGCAGAAGAAGCCAGAAGCAATAGCCGAGGCGTTCTTATCCAAGTTCGCCCATGGCAAGGAGTTCGTCCGGAAGCAATTGCTCGATGCCAATCAACTTCGTCTGTTCTCTTTAACATCGGATCGCACGAAGCTATGGCCAGGATCAGAATCACTCGAGCAGAACGAACCTGCTGCAGGAACGCCACTGCCGGCTGGCTACCATAATGCTTACTTCACGCCGACTCAGCTACCAGGCGCCCTTGGCATCGATGGAACCGATACATCATATAATCCA GAAGCACCTTTCACCCGTCGGATGTGGGCAGGCGGCTCAATCCACTGGCCGGGCGCAGATCCCAGCGCATCAAGCCAGTCCTACCTAAAGGTCGGCGACATCGCAACAGAAGTGACCAAAGTCAAATCCTGCGAAGTCAAGACCATCAAGAAGACCGGCGAAGCCATGCTCGTCGTTGGTGTTGTGAAAGAATTCCTCGACTCAAAGGACAACCTCTGCGTTACTGACAACCGCAACTGGGTCTTTCGCGAAGCCCTTGATCCCAGCAAGAGGGCCAAAAGCCCACAGAAGCCACCAGAGTCGACCTTGGACGAGCTCAAGCGAGTAGACGGAGGAAAGCTGGTGAGACATTTCAACAGAGACCCGCCAACGCTGTTCCGTTTCAGCGCGTTGACGTTCAATGCGCATCGCATCCATTACGACAAGCCTTGGAGCGTTGATGTTGAAGGCCACCGGGACACTGTCGTGCATGGGCCGCTGAACATGCTTGGCATGCTAGACCTATGGAGAGACGAGTATGCCGGTATTGCTGGAAAGGAGATTCTGCTTCCGAAGAGCTTGAAGTACCGTGCTACGAGCCCGGTGTATGTTGGGGAAGGGTACAGGATCTTGATCGAGAAGGATACGATCGATCAGAGTGAGGTGCCGATTGAGGTTGTTAGTAATGATGGGACGAGCTGTATGAAGGGTACTGTAGAGAGGTATTAA